One window of the Marinilactibacillus sp. Marseille-P9653 genome contains the following:
- a CDS encoding extracellular solute-binding protein, with the protein MKNKFYLLSSGLIVSSLLAACGPGESSSETSTDPENSDGATIVMWEDVDKMVGTEEAIKAFEEEHNVTVEVQEKPYGDNIEDLRLDGPGGTGPDVFAMPHDNLGTAVTEGLVQALNVDEEVTSMYTDSAMMSQTVDGVVYGLPYAVETTILYYNRDLVDEENLPETLDEWYEFSKEATEGDDYGFLALWDQIYYAQSIMGGYGGYVFGMDDDGNYDTSDIGLNNEGAIEAAEYIQKFYAEGLFPSGIIGEQGINVLDSLFSEGRAAAVISGPWNLGPFEQAGIDYGVMALPKLGDGNQMSSFVGVKSYNVSSYSQYPELAQELVEWLTNEENQLTRYEKTMEVPAIEALANDPIVTESESAQAIAEQSQYAELMPGIPEMNEVWTPVDSALQTIATGSEEPKAALDGAVESVKSQIEANHSGN; encoded by the coding sequence ATGAAAAATAAATTTTACTTATTGAGTAGTGGTTTGATCGTCAGCTCCCTTCTTGCAGCGTGTGGACCTGGAGAATCTAGTAGTGAAACGTCAACAGACCCAGAAAACAGTGACGGCGCGACAATCGTCATGTGGGAAGACGTTGACAAAATGGTTGGGACAGAAGAAGCCATTAAAGCTTTTGAGGAAGAACACAATGTAACAGTAGAAGTTCAAGAAAAACCTTATGGAGATAATATTGAAGACTTGCGCTTAGATGGACCGGGTGGAACAGGACCAGATGTTTTTGCGATGCCTCATGACAACCTTGGCACTGCTGTAACAGAAGGCTTGGTTCAAGCTTTGAATGTCGATGAAGAAGTTACAAGTATGTATACAGATTCCGCTATGATGTCTCAGACAGTAGATGGGGTTGTATATGGATTGCCTTACGCAGTTGAAACGACTATTTTATATTATAACCGCGACTTAGTGGATGAAGAAAATCTACCAGAAACACTGGATGAATGGTATGAGTTCTCTAAAGAGGCTACTGAAGGCGATGACTATGGATTCCTAGCATTATGGGATCAAATTTATTACGCGCAAAGTATTATGGGTGGTTACGGCGGCTATGTTTTCGGTATGGATGATGACGGTAATTACGATACAAGTGATATTGGTTTAAACAATGAAGGGGCAATTGAAGCAGCTGAATATATTCAAAAATTCTATGCAGAAGGTCTTTTCCCAAGTGGGATTATCGGGGAGCAAGGAATTAATGTTTTGGATTCTTTATTCAGCGAAGGAAGAGCAGCAGCAGTTATATCTGGACCATGGAACCTTGGGCCATTTGAACAAGCCGGAATCGATTATGGTGTAATGGCACTTCCTAAACTAGGAGATGGCAATCAGATGAGTTCATTTGTAGGGGTTAAAAGTTACAACGTAAGTTCTTACTCACAGTATCCTGAACTTGCTCAAGAATTAGTTGAATGGTTGACGAACGAAGAAAATCAATTAACTCGTTACGAAAAGACAATGGAAGTACCTGCAATCGAAGCATTAGCTAACGATCCAATCGTTACTGAAAGTGAGTCAGCACAAGCAATAGCTGAGCAATCTCAATATGCAGAATTGATGCCAGGAATTCCAGAAATGAATGAAGTATGGACCCCTGTAGATTCAGCACTACAAACAATTGCGACAGGTTCTGAAGAACCAAAAGCAGCACTAGATGGGGCAGTTGAGTCAGTCAAGAGTCAGATAGAAGCAAACCATAGCGGAAATTAA